A single genomic interval of Lacrimispora sphenoides JCM 1415 harbors:
- a CDS encoding PucR family transcriptional regulator produces MTIGKLLEESIFQNLKVLNKKADLSREIFTVESTETPDVASYLPENTLLITTGMAFKENQSGLCEFILSLDRLPCAGLAIKLGRFIDHLEPEVIDLADQLEFPLIQIPYHMTLGEVFQQLLAYIWDNQNAELTFVLNTQKKFSALLLQGASMSVMMNNLGLVIKKPAALLNPFGEVEAATHTCQKDYLKAAQNLFYDLSLYERRTDSFENFVYVSKIKEKVCIYPIQTVGKNPYYLYIYGGQGKEDTLSGMVIEQLVLVFGIFLYKNLYVRCNPLKQKEAILHILVNKYKKERWSSAQLYTVGEKYGLKPAAGYKIILATLEPFGGREFDFLNLSHREERYILIYDWLSRKLQEKFHGDIIIFPEPLTYQYILLIQGNYRELEKVLEEYHEALQHFLQVSVTFSFGNGVMELETIGNSYVTALESYQYGEEKENIPYIKYFKSTDANELFKMVSSEQIKGYCLYHLKGLTNPEDEMTLELRRTLKTYLDCRCSVTETANHMFLHRNTIKYRIKKCEEILGREIVDANYCFQLQLSLVLLEQNE; encoded by the coding sequence ATGACCATAGGGAAATTACTGGAAGAATCAATATTTCAAAATCTAAAGGTGCTGAATAAAAAGGCTGATTTAAGCAGAGAGATTTTCACGGTTGAGTCCACGGAAACTCCGGATGTTGCGTCTTATTTGCCGGAGAATACGTTATTGATCACTACCGGGATGGCGTTTAAGGAAAACCAGTCTGGATTGTGTGAATTTATTCTCAGTCTTGACCGCCTGCCCTGTGCTGGGCTTGCTATTAAGCTGGGACGTTTTATCGATCATCTGGAGCCGGAGGTCATAGACCTTGCAGACCAGTTGGAATTTCCCCTGATTCAGATTCCTTATCATATGACATTGGGGGAGGTCTTTCAACAGTTATTGGCTTATATCTGGGATAATCAGAACGCAGAACTGACCTTTGTCTTAAACACGCAGAAGAAATTCTCTGCTTTGCTTCTTCAGGGTGCTTCCATGAGTGTCATGATGAACAATTTAGGGCTTGTCATTAAGAAGCCGGCCGCATTATTAAATCCCTTTGGTGAAGTAGAGGCTGCAACTCATACGTGTCAAAAGGATTATTTAAAGGCGGCACAAAATCTGTTCTATGATCTGTCACTTTATGAAAGAAGAACGGACAGTTTTGAGAATTTCGTTTATGTGTCAAAGATTAAGGAAAAGGTTTGTATCTATCCGATTCAGACGGTGGGAAAAAATCCTTATTATCTTTACATCTATGGCGGCCAGGGAAAGGAAGATACCTTGTCCGGCATGGTGATCGAACAGCTGGTACTGGTGTTTGGCATCTTTCTATATAAGAACCTGTATGTGAGATGCAATCCATTAAAGCAAAAAGAAGCGATTTTACATATCCTTGTCAATAAATATAAGAAAGAACGGTGGTCCTCTGCCCAGTTATACACGGTAGGGGAGAAATATGGGCTTAAGCCGGCAGCCGGCTATAAGATAATCCTGGCGACCCTGGAGCCATTTGGAGGAAGAGAGTTTGATTTCCTAAACTTATCCCACAGGGAGGAACGGTACATCTTAATCTATGACTGGCTTAGCAGGAAGCTGCAGGAGAAATTCCATGGGGATATCATCATATTTCCAGAGCCCCTGACGTACCAGTATATTTTGCTGATACAGGGAAATTACAGGGAGTTGGAGAAGGTTCTGGAGGAGTACCACGAGGCTTTGCAGCATTTTTTGCAGGTCTCTGTCACATTCTCCTTTGGAAATGGTGTAATGGAGCTGGAAACCATTGGAAATTCCTATGTTACGGCATTGGAAAGCTATCAGTACGGGGAAGAGAAGGAGAATATTCCCTATATTAAATATTTCAAGTCAACCGATGCCAATGAACTGTTTAAAATGGTATCCAGTGAACAGATCAAAGGATACTGCTTATACCATTTAAAGGGCTTAACGAATCCTGAAGATGAGATGACATTGGAGCTTAGGAGGACACTTAAGACGTATCTGGATTGCAGATGCAGCGTCACTGAGACTGCCAATCATATGTTCCTTCACAGGAACACCATAAAATACCGGATCAAAAAATGCGAAGAAATTCTCGGCAGGGAAATCGTTGATGCCAATTACTGCTTTCAATTGCAGTTAAGTCTGGTGTTATTAGAACAAAATGAATGA
- a CDS encoding PTS fructose transporter subunit IIB, translating to MKILAITACTAGIAHTYIAKEKLENAAKELGDYIKVETQGSIGVEDELTPEDIRDADVILISADIRVNKDRFAGKPVVEIPISMVMKSPKGVISKIHEKLGK from the coding sequence ATGAAGATTTTAGCCATCACGGCATGTACGGCAGGAATCGCCCATACGTACATTGCCAAGGAAAAGCTGGAAAATGCAGCGAAGGAATTGGGAGACTATATCAAGGTTGAGACCCAGGGCTCCATTGGGGTGGAAGATGAGCTTACCCCTGAGGATATCCGGGATGCGGATGTGATTTTGATTTCCGCGGATATCCGGGTAAACAAAGACCGTTTTGCAGGAAAACCGGTCGTGGAGATACCGATCAGCATGGTTATGAAATCTCCAAAAGGGGTAATTTCAAAGATTCACGAAAAATTGGGGAAGTAG
- a CDS encoding PTS fructose transporter subunit IIC, with the protein MARQKLDIKKHVMTGISYMIPIVVCGGILCALAKGFGGYDIGNAVEAGATPFTNLNPFSWLGFWWGVNKLGSVAMDFAVAVMTAGVAYSIAGRPGIVPGIVIGYCSSQSKAGFLGGLLMAFIIGYFVNWMKTWKLPKWCVGLMPVMFIPVISTVVCGMIFLCVFSIPLSFIMNVFQQWIISLNGGAKAVIGGVIGACMGFDMGGPINKTASMAANALGTDGINGPMAAKIIGGMTPPIGIFIATLLRKNRFSKVELETAKTALPMGLCFITEGVLPFAAADPARVIPSSMIGSAVAGAIAVGMGCESVAGHGGIFVVPMMKNPLWFLIALVIGSLVTGVIYAVLKRPLDEQVEKEEEELDFELDINIQ; encoded by the coding sequence ATGGCAAGGCAAAAACTTGATATTAAAAAACATGTTATGACTGGAATTTCTTATATGATCCCTATTGTTGTATGCGGGGGAATTCTCTGTGCACTGGCAAAAGGGTTTGGCGGTTATGACATCGGCAATGCCGTAGAGGCAGGGGCAACACCGTTTACAAATTTAAATCCCTTTTCCTGGTTAGGCTTCTGGTGGGGAGTGAATAAGTTGGGTTCCGTAGCAATGGATTTTGCGGTAGCTGTGATGACGGCCGGTGTGGCCTATTCGATAGCGGGGCGGCCTGGAATTGTGCCTGGTATTGTAATCGGCTACTGTTCGTCCCAATCCAAGGCAGGATTTCTTGGGGGACTGCTCATGGCCTTTATCATCGGTTACTTTGTAAACTGGATGAAGACCTGGAAGCTTCCAAAATGGTGCGTAGGGCTGATGCCGGTTATGTTCATACCGGTGATATCGACTGTGGTATGCGGCATGATTTTCCTCTGCGTGTTCTCAATTCCACTTTCCTTTATTATGAATGTGTTCCAGCAATGGATCATCTCCTTAAACGGAGGAGCAAAGGCTGTAATCGGTGGGGTTATCGGCGCATGTATGGGATTTGATATGGGCGGCCCCATTAATAAGACGGCTTCCATGGCTGCTAACGCTCTGGGAACAGATGGAATTAACGGCCCTATGGCTGCCAAGATCATCGGAGGTATGACCCCTCCTATCGGTATATTTATCGCAACCTTATTAAGGAAAAACAGGTTTTCAAAAGTGGAACTGGAAACTGCTAAAACGGCGCTTCCTATGGGCCTTTGCTTTATTACGGAAGGTGTTCTTCCCTTTGCGGCAGCGGATCCTGCAAGAGTAATCCCCAGCAGCATGATCGGTTCTGCTGTGGCCGGTGCCATTGCAGTAGGCATGGGCTGCGAGTCAGTAGCAGGTCATGGAGGTATATTCGTAGTTCCCATGATGAAGAATCCCCTGTGGTTTTTGATTGCCCTGGTTATTGGGTCTTTGGTGACGGGAGTAATCTATGCAGTTCTTAAGCGTCCCTTAGATGAACAGGTGGAAAAGGAAGAGGAAGAACTTGACTTTGAACTGGATATTAATATCCAGTAA
- a CDS encoding class II fructose-bisphosphate aldolase, with the protein MLVSMKAILDDANKNYYGVMAMNSINIEMARAGIMAAEEEHSPIIMQFGPGQMKNHAHAEEMLPVIRELAARVHVPVALNLDHGSDFYTIADCINRGFTNVMYDGSSLPYEENVKRTAIITALAHGMGCSVEGELGHVGQADHEDDADTDLYTDPDLAMDFVEKTGIDALAVAIGTAHGAYPKGKIPKLDFERLHLLKETLNMPLVLHGGSGSGEENLRKAVAGGINKINVCTDAFEAGKKAMLMEIGQNPEIDYMHLCMAAEAGIKQFVKDYMKVIGSSGRYIYGAAKQAGNE; encoded by the coding sequence ATGTTAGTATCAATGAAAGCCATCCTTGATGATGCAAATAAAAATTACTACGGTGTTATGGCGATGAACAGCATTAACATAGAGATGGCCAGGGCGGGAATTATGGCAGCAGAAGAGGAGCATTCTCCCATTATTATGCAGTTTGGACCTGGACAGATGAAAAATCATGCTCATGCGGAAGAAATGCTTCCGGTGATAAGGGAGCTGGCGGCAAGGGTCCATGTACCGGTCGCCCTAAATCTTGACCATGGTTCTGATTTTTACACCATTGCGGACTGTATCAACCGTGGATTTACCAATGTTATGTACGATGGCTCCTCCCTGCCTTATGAGGAGAATGTTAAACGCACGGCTATCATCACTGCTCTTGCTCATGGAATGGGCTGTTCCGTAGAAGGGGAACTGGGACATGTGGGCCAGGCAGATCATGAGGACGATGCGGATACGGATTTGTATACCGATCCTGACCTTGCAATGGATTTTGTAGAAAAGACAGGCATCGATGCTTTGGCTGTGGCAATTGGCACGGCTCATGGGGCTTATCCAAAAGGAAAGATACCGAAGCTGGACTTTGAACGGCTTCATCTGTTAAAAGAGACGTTGAACATGCCATTGGTACTTCACGGCGGTTCCGGTTCCGGAGAAGAAAATTTAAGAAAGGCAGTTGCCGGAGGCATTAATAAGATCAATGTATGCACGGATGCCTTTGAAGCAGGAAAAAAGGCCATGCTTATGGAGATTGGGCAGAATCCGGAGATCGATTATATGCATCTTTGCATGGCGGCGGAAGCAGGGATCAAACAGTTTGTAAAGGACTATATGAAGGTGATCGGTTCCAGCGGAAGATATATATATGGCGCAGCAAAGCAGGCAGGAAATGAGTAA
- a CDS encoding BglG family transcription antiterminator, which produces MKVDKNALYNNKILQCLIGGETYTILQLADNVGLSEKTVRTRMKQLDEWLEAEGLGKIEKRPGTGIWLELDNRQRKILEGRLKKGEDPAGDLDNRNIQLIGKLLKMRPGEVVTLQQLADSLYLSPPTVSNLLKDIRSWFEERNIKITAVRNKGICLIGKEYSFRIAIKDYMLDMLPEIMEALFGTYAPGVDAARIRRMIVEAENAWRIELADHSFKMVWIMTCLSVSRKGLDDGLLSSNMQEENIQRYNEYSFAESIYQRIGREYQIDLTEDDTVLLAVLLLSAKKLKTFTDVSDEDYAMQYDKNLEHFVKLVIETIGDLLEADLSGDQMLYEGLLIHMRSAIFRMKYSTVAGDSISKYVKNEYKQTFLAAWSTSSLFEEYYDVQVTEDELAGIALYIQAAIIRRKKGRPLTALLVSQRGMAACQLSIEMIKYSIPEITDIQAVSRHDFKLSLHSETDIIINGSGLDLDDSRVVTVEDRISEKEIEIIRRKAAQVSRLRNKPDFQFNSLCHQLFEVDLILVRPQVRDKDQLITMMVKRLEEKGDVTQNYLESVFDRERATTTSIGRGIAIPHGNIAEVNEARIVVAILDKPVKWHEDMVDTIFLLATKMTSKFEIKRTKQFYKDFLLLTENDENMEAMKRLESSLEVYQYFIK; this is translated from the coding sequence TTGAAGGTAGATAAGAACGCATTATATAACAATAAAATATTGCAGTGCCTGATAGGCGGAGAAACTTACACCATACTGCAGCTTGCCGATAATGTGGGATTATCTGAAAAAACGGTGAGGACCCGTATGAAACAGCTTGATGAATGGCTGGAGGCGGAAGGGCTTGGCAAAATAGAAAAAAGACCGGGAACCGGGATATGGCTGGAGCTTGACAACAGGCAGAGAAAGATCCTGGAAGGCCGCCTGAAGAAGGGAGAAGACCCTGCCGGGGATTTGGATAACCGGAATATACAGCTTATAGGCAAGCTTCTCAAAATGAGGCCTGGAGAAGTCGTGACTCTTCAGCAGCTGGCAGACAGCCTCTATTTAAGCCCTCCCACTGTCAGCAATCTGCTGAAAGATATAAGGTCATGGTTTGAGGAACGGAACATAAAAATAACAGCCGTACGAAACAAAGGTATCTGCCTGATAGGGAAGGAGTACAGCTTCCGGATTGCCATCAAAGACTATATGCTGGATATGCTGCCGGAAATCATGGAGGCGCTCTTTGGAACCTATGCACCGGGAGTGGATGCGGCCCGCATCCGGCGGATGATCGTGGAAGCGGAAAACGCCTGGCGAATCGAGCTTGCCGACCATTCCTTTAAGATGGTATGGATCATGACCTGCCTCTCTGTTTCCCGAAAAGGTCTTGACGATGGACTTCTTTCCAGCAATATGCAGGAGGAAAATATCCAGCGCTATAATGAATATTCCTTTGCCGAATCCATTTACCAGAGGATCGGAAGGGAATATCAGATTGACTTAACAGAGGATGATACCGTTCTTCTGGCGGTGCTGCTGCTTTCGGCTAAAAAACTGAAAACTTTTACCGATGTCAGTGACGAAGATTATGCCATGCAGTATGATAAGAATCTGGAGCACTTTGTAAAACTGGTGATCGAAACCATTGGTGATCTGCTGGAAGCAGACCTTTCCGGGGACCAGATGCTGTATGAAGGCCTGTTGATCCATATGAGGTCGGCCATATTCCGAATGAAGTATTCCACGGTTGCGGGAGACAGCATAAGCAAGTATGTTAAGAACGAATATAAGCAGACCTTTCTGGCTGCCTGGTCGACCAGCAGCCTGTTTGAGGAGTATTACGATGTACAGGTGACAGAGGATGAACTGGCAGGAATCGCACTTTATATCCAGGCTGCCATAATCCGCAGAAAAAAGGGGAGACCCCTGACCGCACTGCTGGTGAGCCAGAGGGGCATGGCTGCCTGCCAGCTTTCCATTGAGATGATTAAATACAGTATTCCTGAGATCACGGACATACAGGCGGTCAGCCGTCATGATTTTAAATTGTCCCTTCATTCGGAAACGGATATCATTATCAATGGATCCGGCCTGGATTTAGATGATTCCAGGGTGGTTACAGTGGAAGACCGCATAAGCGAAAAAGAAATTGAGATCATTCGGCGGAAGGCCGCCCAGGTTTCCAGGCTAAGGAATAAACCGGATTTCCAGTTTAACAGCTTATGCCATCAGTTGTTTGAGGTCGATTTAATCCTGGTAAGGCCTCAGGTCAGGGATAAGGACCAGCTGATCACCATGATGGTGAAGAGGCTGGAAGAAAAGGGAGATGTGACTCAGAATTATCTGGAAAGTGTATTTGACAGGGAAAGGGCTACAACGACTAGTATCGGCAGAGGCATCGCCATTCCTCATGGAAACATAGCAGAGGTGAATGAAGCCCGTATTGTGGTGGCTATTTTAGATAAACCGGTCAAATGGCATGAGGATATGGTTGATACCATATTCCTTCTTGCGACAAAAATGACGTCAAAATTTGAGATAAAAAGGACAAAGCAGTTTTATAAAGATTTTCTGCTGCTTACAGAGAATGACGAGAATATGGAGGCAATGAAACGGCTGGAGTCATCTCTGGAAGTCTATCAGTATTTTATCAAGTAA
- a CDS encoding PTS sugar transporter subunit IIA, whose protein sequence is MAVKEILDKRVIDLNMKAGNKDEVIRHLAGLLKKAGYVEDLEGFIKDVYLREEEGITGIGGHVAIPHGKSDFVDKVGIAVGRTEQMVEWESYDEEPADLFFLFAVPSDSGGAKDHLRLIAELAGKLGNETIMGKLQAASTYEDLLDAFS, encoded by the coding sequence ATGGCAGTAAAAGAGATTCTGGATAAGAGAGTCATTGATTTAAATATGAAAGCAGGTAATAAGGATGAGGTGATCCGCCATCTGGCAGGCCTCTTAAAGAAGGCGGGATACGTGGAGGATCTGGAAGGCTTCATTAAGGATGTATATTTAAGGGAAGAGGAAGGAATCACAGGGATCGGAGGACATGTGGCCATTCCCCACGGAAAATCCGATTTTGTGGATAAGGTAGGGATTGCAGTGGGCAGAACGGAGCAGATGGTGGAATGGGAATCCTACGATGAGGAGCCTGCGGACCTTTTCTTCCTGTTTGCAGTGCCTTCCGATAGCGGAGGTGCCAAAGACCATCTTCGCCTGATAGCGGAACTGGCGGGTAAACTTGGAAATGAGACCATCATGGGAAAACTGCAGGCTGCATCTACTTATGAAGACTTATTAGACGCATTTTCATAA
- a CDS encoding aldo/keto reductase, with protein MEMREIGKSGIRTKALALGCWAIGGGEWWGANDDEMSVKTILRGLELGINWIDTARVYGFGHSEEVIGQALKQTDRSRVILSTKCGLQWYDHGGEVHFTKEGNTVSRDLSPNAIRRDLELSLKALGTDYIDVYYTHWQCKTYGMVPVAETMGELLRMKEEGKIRAIGASNVDLTVLKDYVAAGELDVIQEKLSILDRKAESDLLPFCEANGITLQTYSPIEQGLLAGKAPDDYIPAKGEVRDGKIWWKQENIRTANEMLAGWKDLTDKYRCSLANLCIKWNSMVSPNINVLCGARKLSQIEDTAKSMDIPMSQEDFLRMRRDADKAIGKQV; from the coding sequence ATGGAAATGAGAGAGATAGGAAAATCAGGAATCAGGACCAAAGCCCTTGCCCTGGGCTGCTGGGCAATCGGCGGCGGAGAATGGTGGGGAGCCAATGACGATGAAATGTCAGTGAAAACCATCTTAAGAGGACTGGAACTGGGGATCAACTGGATTGATACTGCAAGGGTTTACGGCTTTGGACATAGTGAGGAAGTCATCGGGCAGGCGTTAAAACAGACGGACCGCAGCCGTGTCATCCTTTCCACCAAATGCGGACTCCAGTGGTATGACCATGGCGGAGAGGTGCATTTTACAAAAGAAGGCAATACCGTGAGCAGGGATCTATCTCCCAACGCCATACGGAGGGATTTGGAACTGAGCTTAAAAGCCCTGGGAACGGATTATATTGATGTATATTACACGCACTGGCAATGCAAAACCTATGGGATGGTACCTGTGGCAGAGACCATGGGAGAACTTTTGAGGATGAAGGAAGAGGGAAAGATCAGGGCCATCGGTGCTTCCAACGTGGATCTGACAGTTCTTAAGGACTATGTAGCCGCAGGGGAGCTGGATGTGATCCAGGAAAAATTAAGCATCCTGGACAGGAAAGCGGAATCAGACCTCCTTCCATTCTGTGAAGCAAATGGGATCACCCTTCAGACCTATTCCCCCATAGAACAGGGACTTCTTGCCGGGAAAGCCCCGGATGATTATATACCAGCAAAGGGAGAAGTACGGGACGGAAAAATCTGGTGGAAGCAGGAGAATATCAGGACAGCAAATGAGATGCTGGCAGGCTGGAAGGATTTAACGGATAAGTACCGGTGCAGCCTTGCAAACCTGTGCATCAAGTGGAATTCCATGGTTTCTCCTAATATCAACGTGCTTTGCGGAGCCAGAAAGCTGTCCCAGATCGAGGATACCGCAAAATCCATGGACATTCCTATGTCTCAGGAGGATTTTTTAAGGATGAGAAGGGATGCGGACAAGGCCATAGGAAAACAGGTTTAG
- a CDS encoding RpiB/LacA/LacB family sugar-phosphate isomerase, with amino-acid sequence MKIALLNEFSQSPKNGIILKELKSVAEPMGYQVYNVAMEKPLSDQDVPEAYTKENPRLTYLHLGIQAALLLNSGAVDFVVTGCGTGQGALMSLNMYPGVVCGYCIEPTDAYLFLQINNGNALSLPFAKGFGWGAELNLNNIFTRAFGSPKGMGYPEDRKEAQNRNANLLFEVKKQVAKPLLEALKSLDPQMVKECIIPRFLDCFYEGCKDEEIKAFVDQMAAEANGN; translated from the coding sequence ATGAAAATTGCATTATTAAATGAATTCAGTCAGTCACCTAAGAACGGGATTATATTAAAGGAGTTAAAATCAGTAGCAGAGCCAATGGGGTATCAGGTATATAATGTAGCTATGGAAAAACCCCTGTCAGACCAGGATGTGCCAGAGGCATATACCAAGGAAAATCCCAGGCTTACTTATTTGCATTTAGGCATCCAGGCAGCCCTTCTATTAAACTCAGGGGCGGTTGATTTTGTAGTAACCGGATGCGGCACGGGACAGGGGGCATTGATGTCCTTAAATATGTATCCGGGAGTTGTGTGCGGCTACTGCATAGAGCCAACGGATGCCTATCTGTTTTTGCAGATCAATAACGGAAATGCTTTATCCCTTCCTTTTGCCAAGGGCTTTGGCTGGGGAGCGGAGCTTAACTTAAATAATATTTTTACCAGGGCTTTTGGTTCCCCAAAGGGAATGGGATACCCGGAAGACAGGAAAGAGGCGCAAAACAGGAATGCCAACCTTCTTTTTGAGGTGAAAAAACAGGTGGCAAAACCACTTTTGGAGGCTCTTAAATCCCTGGATCCCCAGATGGTAAAGGAATGCATAATTCCAAGATTTCTGGATTGCTTTTATGAGGGATGTAAGGATGAAGAAATCAAGGCTTTTGTGGACCAGATGGCCGCGGAAGCAAATGGAAATTAA
- a CDS encoding 6-phospho-beta-glucosidase, which translates to MNKKIKIVTIGGGSSYTPELMEGFIKRKDDLPIKEIWLVDIEAGKEKLEIVGNLAKRMVKAAGLDWEIHLTLDRREALKDADFVTTQFRVGLLDARIKDERIPLSHGILGQETNGAGGMFKAFRTIPVILDIVEDMKELCPDAWLVNFTNPSGMVTEAVMRYGNWNKVVGLCNVPILCRKIAAGALKENEENLFFRFGGLNHFHWHRVWDKAGGERTNEVLETAYTSVENMKNALKSFTSANSGVQNIPNISFLPEQILNLGIIPCMYHRYYYITDDMLREELEAFAKGETRAELVKRTEAELFELYKDPNLSIKPPQLEKRGGAFYSDAACELINSIYNDKRTHMVVSTRNNGAISDLPDDVVVEVSSIITSGGPVPISWGSFEPSCRGLLQLMKDMELTTIKAAVTGDYGTAQQAFTINPLVPSGKIAKTVLEELLVAHKEHLPQFKETIDHLEAKNS; encoded by the coding sequence ATGAACAAGAAAATTAAAATTGTAACCATTGGAGGCGGTTCCAGTTACACTCCTGAATTAATGGAAGGGTTTATTAAGAGAAAAGACGACCTTCCCATAAAAGAAATCTGGCTGGTTGATATTGAAGCAGGAAAAGAAAAGCTTGAGATTGTTGGGAATTTGGCAAAGCGTATGGTGAAGGCAGCAGGACTTGACTGGGAGATCCACCTGACATTAGACCGGCGGGAAGCTCTTAAGGATGCAGATTTTGTCACGACCCAGTTTCGTGTCGGCCTGTTGGATGCGCGTATCAAGGATGAAAGAATCCCATTATCCCACGGAATCCTGGGCCAGGAAACCAATGGCGCCGGAGGTATGTTCAAAGCGTTCCGTACCATTCCAGTCATTTTAGATATTGTAGAAGACATGAAAGAGTTGTGTCCCGATGCATGGCTTGTTAATTTTACAAATCCATCCGGAATGGTTACAGAAGCTGTTATGCGCTATGGCAACTGGAATAAGGTGGTAGGTCTATGTAATGTTCCCATTCTTTGCAGAAAGATTGCAGCAGGAGCTTTAAAGGAGAATGAGGAGAATCTGTTTTTCCGTTTTGGAGGCCTGAATCATTTTCATTGGCACAGGGTATGGGACAAAGCCGGCGGGGAAAGGACCAATGAGGTACTTGAAACGGCTTATACCAGTGTTGAAAATATGAAAAATGCGCTGAAAAGCTTTACAAGTGCAAATTCAGGAGTGCAGAACATTCCAAATATCTCGTTTTTACCGGAACAGATTTTAAATCTTGGAATTATCCCCTGTATGTACCACAGATATTATTATATTACAGATGACATGCTGAGGGAAGAATTGGAAGCCTTTGCAAAGGGTGAGACCCGCGCCGAACTTGTAAAACGTACGGAAGCTGAATTGTTTGAACTGTATAAGGATCCGAATCTGAGCATTAAACCGCCGCAGTTAGAAAAGCGGGGCGGAGCTTTTTATTCTGATGCTGCCTGCGAATTAATTAATTCCATCTATAATGATAAGCGTACCCATATGGTAGTCAGCACGAGAAATAATGGAGCTATTTCTGATTTGCCCGATGATGTGGTTGTGGAAGTAAGCAGCATCATAACATCAGGCGGTCCGGTTCCGATCTCCTGGGGTTCCTTTGAACCTTCCTGCAGAGGACTGCTGCAGTTAATGAAAGACATGGAGTTAACTACCATTAAAGCAGCGGTAACCGGTGATTACGGAACTGCCCAACAGGCATTTACCATAAATCCTCTGGTTCCCAGCGGCAAAATTGCTAAGACGGTTTTGGAAGAATTATTAGTTGCACATAAGGAGCATTTACCTCAGTTTAAAGAGACGATTGATCATTTGGAAGCTAAGAACAGCTAA
- a CDS encoding MurR/RpiR family transcriptional regulator, which yields MMMFSNQVLNQFSELDYEVYNFILKNSEKIPYMTIREFANEAHVSTTTITRFCRKLNCNGFSEFKIRFKMEQESTKSIKQKFDSSSILDFFQRIETESFHKQLKSIANIIAEKKQIIFLGIGNSGIIAEYASRYFCNIGIFATGINNPMFPINLEFPKESIIIILSVEGETDILIENSEIIKQCNSTVVSITNSKNSTLARISDYNISYYIQGERTDYKKMKVDITSQIPAVYIVEALAKLAVQKKQGFVN from the coding sequence ATGATGATGTTTTCCAATCAGGTACTGAATCAGTTTAGTGAACTTGATTATGAGGTTTATAATTTCATATTGAAAAACAGTGAGAAGATTCCTTATATGACCATTCGGGAATTTGCCAATGAAGCCCATGTTTCCACCACCACCATTACCCGGTTCTGCAGGAAATTAAATTGCAATGGATTTTCCGAGTTTAAGATCAGATTTAAGATGGAGCAGGAGAGTACAAAATCAATTAAGCAGAAATTTGATTCCAGCTCAATTTTAGATTTTTTCCAAAGAATCGAAACGGAATCTTTTCATAAGCAACTTAAGTCTATCGCCAATATTATCGCTGAAAAGAAGCAGATTATTTTTCTTGGAATAGGTAATTCCGGAATTATTGCAGAGTATGCCAGCCGGTATTTTTGCAATATCGGTATATTTGCCACAGGAATAAATAATCCTATGTTTCCTATTAATCTGGAATTTCCTAAGGAAAGCATTATTATCATTCTTTCCGTAGAGGGGGAAACGGACATACTCATTGAAAATTCAGAGATCATTAAGCAATGCAACAGTACGGTAGTATCGATTACAAACAGTAAAAACAGTACATTGGCCAGGATTTCTGATTATAATATCTCTTATTATATCCAGGGAGAGCGGACGGATTATAAGAAGATGAAGGTGGATATAACTTCTCAGATACCGGCAGTTTATATCGTGGAAGCATTGGCTAAGCTGGCGGTGCAGAAGAAACAGGGTTTTGTAAATTAA